A genome region from Brassica oleracea var. oleracea cultivar TO1000 chromosome C2, BOL, whole genome shotgun sequence includes the following:
- the LOC106327714 gene encoding xyloglucan 6-xylosyltransferase 2-like, whose translation MMERCLGANRCRRIQRALRHLKVTVMCLVLTVVVLRGTIGAGKFGTPEQDLDEIRQHIYTSRKRVEPHRVLEEIQTGGDSSSSSSSSGGGSNNYETFDINKIFVDEGEEEKPDPNKPYTLGPKISDWDEQRSDWLAKNPTFPNFIGPNKPRVLLVTGSAPKPCENPVGDHYLLKSIKNKIDYCRLHGIEIFYNMALLDAEMAGFWAKLPLIRKLLLSHPEIEFLWWMDSDAMFTDMAFELPWERYKDYNLVMHGWNEMVYDEKNWIGLNTGSFLLRNNQWALDLLDTWAPMGPKGKIREEAGKVLTRELKGRPVFEADDQSAMVYLLATQRDTWGNKVYLENGYYLHGYWGILVDKYEEMIENYHPGLGDHRWPLVTHFVGCKPCGKFGDYPVERCLKQMDRAFNFGDNQILQIYGFTHKSLASRKVKRVRNETSNPLEMKDELGLLHPAFKAVKVQQTNQV comes from the exons ATGATGGAGAGGTGTTTAGGAGCCAACCGGTGCCGGAGAATACAGAGAGCTTTACGTCACTTAAAGGTAACGGTTATGTGTCTCGTTCTCACCGTAGTCGTCCTACGTGGCACAATCGGCGCCGGCAAGTTCGGAACTCCGGAGCAAGATCTTGACGAGATCCGTCAGCATATCTACACATCGCGCAAACGGGTCGAGCCTCACCGTGTACTCGAAGAGATACAGACCGGTGGCGATTCGTCTTCTTCTTCTTCTTCATCCGGCGGCGGGAGCAATAACTACGAGACGTTTGACATCAACAAGATATTCGTTGACGAAGGAGAAGAAGAGAAACCCGACCCGAATAAGCCGTACACTCTCGGACCCAAGATATCCGATTGGGATGAACAGAGATCCGACTGGTTAGCTAAGAACCCTACCTTCCCCAACTTCATCGGACCAAACAAGCCACGTGTCCTCTTGGTGACTGGTTCGGCGCCGAAACCGTGTGAGAATCCCGTCGGAGACCATTACCTATTGAAGTCGATCAAGAACAAGATCGATTACTGTAGGCTTCACGGGATCGAGATTTTCTACAACATGGCCCTCCTCGATGCTGAGATGGCTGGTTTTTGGGCGAAGCTGCCGTTGATAAGGAAGCTTCTGCTGTCTCACCCTGAGATTGAGTTTCTCTGGTGGATGGATAGTGATGCTATGTTTACGGACATGGCGTTTGAGCTTCCGTGGGAGAGGTATAAAGATTACAACTTGGTGATGCACGGATGGAATGAGATGGTTTATGATGAGAAGAATTGGATTGGGTTGAACACTGGGAGTTTCTTGCTTAGGAACAATCAGTGGGCGCTTGATTTGCTTGACACTTGGGCTCCTATGGGTCCCAAAGGGAAGATCCGTGAGGAAGCGGGTAAGGTTTTGACCCGTGAGCTCAAGGGTAGGCCTGTTTTCGAAGCTGATGATCAGTCTGCTATGGTTTATCTCTTGGCTACTCAGCGTGACACTTGGGGAAATAAG GTATACCTAGAAAATGGATACTATCTTCACGGCTACTGGGGAATACTTGTCGACAAATACGAAGAAATGATAGAGAACTACCACCCGGGTCTAGGTGACCACAGGTGGCCATTGGTGACTCACTTTGTGGGTTGCAAACCCTGCGGGAAGTTTGGGGATTACCCGGTGGAACGGTGTCTTAAGCAAATGGACAGAGCCTTTAACTTTGGGGATAATCAGATTCTGCAAATCTATGGTTTCACCCACAAATCTTTGGCTAGTCGCAAAGTCAAGAGAGTGAGGAACGAGACTAGCAATCCACTTGAGATGAAAGACGAGCTTGGGTTGCTTCATCCAGCGTTTAAAGCTGTCAAGGTACAACAAACGAACCAAGTTTGA